The Rhododendron vialii isolate Sample 1 chromosome 5a, ASM3025357v1 genome contains a region encoding:
- the LOC131327639 gene encoding protein FAR1-RELATED SEQUENCE 5-like — protein MHRSHNTNNSNNPNSTRYPQCECPFELKAVKGKDGWTVSIHNGTDNHTLGVCLEGHSYAGRLLSEQTSTVVDLSVSLVKPREILTHLKVQDLENVTPIKAVYNLFWSPPSAGEILRAFSRVLMMDCTYKTNKYKFFLVQIVGVTSPKMTFCAAFAFMKCEKTENYTWVLEKLKGMMDPNMLPSVTVMDRELALMNAITNVFPHATNFLCRWHIG, from the exons ATGCATAGGTCACATAACACAAACAACTCAAACAATCCGAACTCGACTCGCTATCCACAATGTGAATgcccatttgaattgaaagctgTAAAGGGCAAGGATGGTTGGACCGTCTCTATCCACAATGGCACTGATAACCATACTCTAGGGGTGTGCTTGGAGGGCCATTCGTATGCCGGGAGGTTGTTGTCAGAGCAGACTAGCACGGTGGTTGATTTGTCAGTCTCTTTGGTGAAACCTAGAGAAATCCTAACCCATTTGAAGGTTCAAGATCTTGAGAACGTAACGCCTATCAAAGCCGTGTATAAT TTGTTTTGGTCTCCCCCATCTGCCGGGGAGATATTACGTGCTTTTTCTCGAGTGTTAATGATGGATTGCACATACAAGACAAATAAgtacaagttttttttggttcaaattgTTGGTGTAACATCGCCAAAGATGACTTTTTGTGCAGCGTTTGCTTTCATGAAATGTGAGAAAACGGAAAACTACACTTGGGTCTTAGAGAAGCTAAAAGGCATGATGGATCCCAACATGCTTCCATCCGTTACTGTCATGGATAGGGAGTTGGCGCTTATGAATGCCATCACAAATGTTTTCCCTCATGCTACCAACTTCCTATGTAGGTGGCATATTGGCTAG
- the LOC131327637 gene encoding uncharacterized protein LOC131327637: MFDDKMWEEFICIWGLVVLSASVAKYEKHLCVLKRDFEMVPAALEYVEKNWLVPYKERFVRAWTNKVMHFGNLTSNRAKSSHLKLKNHLENSQCNFDTIWEKIHRLMLLQVTEVKASFEKSLSCVQHDFRTTLFDRLRGAVSSNAMRLVLAASHQVEWFVESEHECECSLRHTHGLPCAHEIAPYKVANIPLPIELIHDHWKRLSFIAPRNEGSMEETLLAHFDCFYNKFLNEDQYDAKVNYVKKMQELAHSKSNTLVEPKVNAQPRGRKSTKERNVAKEQNSMRRDPLEFEHVLASFQTPKAIKEKPWCNLKGKTKVPAQFWICPFINQFSKAIRPYIE, encoded by the exons ATGTTTGATGACAAGATGTGGGAGGAGTTTATTTGCATTTGGGGCCTAGTCGTCCTTTCAGCGAGTGTTGCAAAGTACGAGAAGCATCTTTGTGTTTTGAAGCGTGATTTTGAAATGGTTCCTGCAGCACTTGAGTACGTCGAGAAAAATTGGTTGGTACCCTACAAAGAGAGGTTTGTAAGAGCTTGGACGAACAAAGTCATGCATTTTGGGAACCTAACAAGTAACAG GGCGAAGAGTTCACATTTGaagctaaaaaatcatcttgaaaACTCACAATGCAATTTTGATACTATATGGGAGAAGATTCACAGATTGATGTTGTTACAAGTTACTGAAGTCAAAGCTTCTTTTGAGAAGAGCCTTAGTTGTGTGCAACATGATTTTAGAACAACTCTATTTGATAGGCTAAGGGGAGCAGTTTCGTCGAATGCCATGAGACTTGTTTTAGCAGCGTCCCATCAAGTCGAATGGTTTGTGGAATCGGAGCATGAGTGTGAGTGTTCTTTGAGGCACACCCATGGTTTACCTTGTGCTCATGAGATTGCTCCTTACAAGGTGGCAAATATCCCCCTACCGATTGAGTTAATCCACGACCATTGGAAGAGGCTTTCTTTTATTGCACCCCGGAATGAGGGTTCGATGGAGGAGACACTTTTGGCTCACTTTGATTGTTTTTACAATAAGTTCTTGAATGAAGATCAATATGATGCGAAGGTAAATTATGTTAAGAAGATGCAAGAGCTTGCTCATTCGAAAAGTAATACACTCGTTGAACCCAAAGTGAATGCACAACCACGCGGTCGGAAGTCAACGAAAGAAAGAAATGTAGCCAAAGAACAAAATTCGATGCGTAGGGATCCCTTGGAGTTTGAGCACGTTCTAGCCTCCTTTCAAACCCCTAAGGCCATCAAAGAGAAACCGTGGTGCAATTtgaaagggaaaacaaaagtTCCAGCACAATTTTGGATATGCCCCTTCATCAATCAGTTCTCGAAAGCAATAAGACCTTACATAGAATAG